Part of the Stackebrandtia endophytica genome is shown below.
CTCCGGCACCGACCGCATCGACGGTTGACAGATCGTCTCGGCGTGCCGGGCCGCGTACGCCCGAGCCGTGGCGCTGTCGCGCACCTCGTCGGGAAGCTCGCTCAGCAGTAGGTCGATCACACCGGAGACATCACCGGCGTCGGAGAGCGCACCCAACCGATCCAGTCGGGCGGCGGCGGTCACCGCTCGCGGCCGGTCCAGCAACGCCGGCAGGAAGAACACCGCGCGAGTGAACCGATCGGGCGTGTCGGCAAGCAATCGACACAACGCACCGGCTCCCATGCTGGCACCGAACGCCTGGTCGGCACCGTGTTCGTTGGCGATGCCGCGTAGTTGAGCGGCCAACGCGGGATAGCCGAAGTCGGGCGCGGCCACCCCGTCGTGAGCCAGCGCGGTGTAGAAGACCTTGGTGCCGGCGACCCCGCTGCCGAACGGTCGACTGTCGGCGGCGGTACCGCCGTATCCGTGCGCGAAGACGGTGACCGGGTCGCCGTCACCGCGAACCAGTGCGGTCACCAGGGGTTGGAGCCGGCGTCTTTGAGGGCAGGTCGGATGTCCAGCAGGTACACCAGTGCCGCGATCAGGCCGATGATTCCGAAGATCCCGAGGCCACCGCCCCCGAAGCCCAGGGTGGTCAGCAGCAGGGTTCCGGCCAGGATCGCCAGCCAGACGCCTTTGCTCAGTGGGCCGGCGGTGGGGAACGCGTCGGGTCGTTGAATCGCGCAGTGCACGAGTGCGACCACCGTGAGCAGGCCGACGACGGCCAGGATCACCATGGTCGAGTAACCCTCGAACGTCAACGCGAAGTTGTTCATGGGTCAAAGACTAATCACTTATCGGTGATTCCGCATGTCGGGTCGACGGCCAAGCAACCAGAACGGGAGCCGAGTCGGCTACTGAAACGCTCCGCCTCGCTGTTTGAGCAGCGAATGCAGGGTCTGCTGGATGGTTTCCTTGACCCGGTCGGCGAGGTTGAACACCTCCATGGGGTCGTCGGCCAACTCCGACATCCCCTCGGTGCTGATCGGTTCGCCGAACTGGATGATCCATTTGCTGGGCAACGGCACCGCGCCCAACGGTCCCAGGAACGGGAACGTCGGAGTGATCGGGAAGTACGGAATACCGAACAGGCGTGCCAGGACCGGTATGTCGCCCAGGATCGGGTAGATCTCCTCGGCGCCCACGATCGATACCGGGATGATCGGTGTTTCGGTGGCCAACGCGGTGGAGACGAAGCCGCCTCGACCGAACCGCTTCAGTTTGTAGCGTTCCCACACCGGTTTTCCGGTGCCCTTGACGCCTTCGGGGAACACGCCGAGGACCTCACCGGCGCGCAACAGGCGTTCGGCGTCGGGGTTGGACGCCAGGGTCGCCCCGGTTTTGCGGGCGTACTCGCCCAGCAGGGGCGTCTTGAACACGAAGTCGGCGGCCAACAGCCGCAGGTGACGGCTGGCGGGGTGCTCGTCGAACAACGCCAGTTGCAGCATCATCGCGTCAACGGCGATGGTGCCGGAGTGGTTGCCCACCAGTAGTGCCGCGCCCTTGTCGGGGACGTGTTCGATGCCGAGGGTCTCGACGCGGAACCACTTGCGGTACAGCGGACGCAATGCCGGCAGCGTGAACTTCTCGGTGAGTTCGGTGTCGAATCCGAACTCGTCGACCTCGTAGTCTCCGGCGAGTCGACGGGAGAACAACTGGTAGAGCTCTTCCAAGTGGTGGGCGACGCGATCGTTATCGCTCACTGTCGGTTCCCTTCGTGCCGATCGTGTCGCGCACTCGGTCCAGAAAGGATGGCCCCGTGTCGTTGGCGTCGGGATCCCCCAGCACCGACATGAGCGCATGGCCCGCGACGAAATCGGCGAACGCGTCGGCGGTCGGTCGGGGTGTGATGTTAAAGAACTCGGTCAGCTTTCCGACGTCGACGACGCGGCCGAAGCGCAGAAAATCCAGTTGGTCGAGGGAGAAGTCCACGATGTTGCGGCCCCGGGCGGCGGTGGCGACGGCTCGCAGCACGGCCTCCGGCGTCGGTGCGGCCACCCGGCCCGCGCGGCGGATCGCCTGTGACAGCAGCAGTACGCCGGGGCCCGCGACGTTGAAGACCTCGGGTCGCCCGGCGGGTCCGGTCCGGTCGTCCAGGGTGACCAGATGCAGCACGTCCAGGGCGTCCTCGATGTGCAGGAACTGGACCCGGGGGTCGAAGCCCAACACGGTGGGCACCACCGGCAGCGAGAAGTAGCGGGTCAACGAGGTGTCGGAGGTCGGCCCGAGCAGCGGTGCCAGGCGCAGCACCGACACGGTGACGTCGGGTCGGCGCCGTGCGAAACCGCGCGTGTACGCCTCGACCTCCGCGATGTCCGAGGCGAACTCGCCGCGCGGTGCCGCGCGCAGTTCGGTTTCCTCGGTGAAGATGGCAGGGTCTCGCGCCGATGCGCCGTAGGCGGCGACCGACGACTTGATCACCAGACGACGCACCGCAGGGCTGCGCTGACACGCGGCCAACAGGTGCATCGTCCCGATGACGTTCGATTCCTTCTGGGCACTGCGGCCACCGGATCGCACCGCCGAGGCGGCGACGGCGGCGTGCACGACCGTGTCGACCTTCGAGCGGTTGAGGATGCGACTCAGCGTCCCGTTGTGCAGCGCGCCGGTTTCCACGCCGATGACTTCGGAGACCCGCTCGTCGGCGGCCAACAGCTCGATGAGCCGACCGCCGAGATAGCGGTCGGCCCCGGTGACCATGACCGTGGTCTTGTGCGGCCGCTCGGCCCAGGTTGACTCTTCAGCGGCGGACGCCGCGTTGTGGTCGGGCATCAGTGAGACCTCTCACCGTGGACCTGTCCCGCCTTGGTGGGCGGGTGAAATCATCGGCCGTGTGCGTTTACTTGCCTTGACGACGGCGTTGAACGCGAGTACGGCGCAGCAGCTTGCGGTGCTTCTTCTTCGCCATGCGCTTGCGCCGCTTCTTGACGACCGAACCCATAGATGTTCCTCGCAGTGCTAGTTAGGAGTTAGTGCGTATCGCGGTGTCGGTGGGGTCCTGCTCGGACCGTCGAATGCCGCGTTCGGTGGCGGGGTTGGCGTGCGTACCAGTCATCCGGTACGACTCCTCTCCCGCCTCGCCGGTCGCGTCGGCGGTGCCGCCGACTTGAACGCCGCTTCGACGCTCGCATCCGAGAACACCTGTCAACGCACTCACGTCGATGGTTCGCGCCCGGTTTACCGGACGCGCTCCTAGGCTAGCGTGACGGCGCACGTCCACTACGTCGAGGGCCGCGCCCACCTCGTCGGCCGCGGCGATGAACCGCGAGGGATTCATCGCCGACAACCGACGTCAGGACGCAGATCCTACGCTCCGTCCTTGAAGGTCGCCGCCAGGTAGTCCTGGACGGCGTTCTCCGGCACCCGAAATGACCGGCCCACCCGGACGGCGGCTAGATCACCGGCGTGCACCAGCCGGTAGACCGTCATCTTGGAGACCCGCATAAGGGATGCCACCTCGGCGACGGTCAGGAACTTGACCTCTTCGAGAAGACTGCGTGAACCCATGACTTCTCCCACCATGTTCTTCTCCGGCCAGCCGGAGTTCCGCCTGGCCACGACACACCCCGATGGTGCGTCGAATACCAACAGTAATGTGGTAATGCGGAAGTTGGCCACGGTTCGTCAGTGTTGTGCTTGTTGCCGGTGAGCGTGCGCTATGCTGCCACGCTCACCTCAGGCCTGCGGGTGTGACCAACATCGCATTTTGGGTGGAGTAGTGAAATGCCTGGTTACGGCCGTGATGGGTGGTATCAGGTCAGTGACTCGATGAAGTCGGCGCACTCGGCGACCAGGTCGTCGTAGGACATGCCGTAGGCGGCCTGAGTCGCCGCCTCGGCGTCTTCGCCGTTTCGGGCCACCCGCTCGAACAGGTCCATGAACTTGTCCTTGCCGTACTCGTTGAACAGGTAGTAGACCGCGTACATCGCGATGCCGTACTTGGCGGAGCCGGTCAACGCGTCGTCGCTGTTGTACACCGCCTCCAGTTCGCCGTTCCACAGCTTCTGGTCGACGTAGGCCTGTACGTCCCGCTTGCGCAGGTAGT
Proteins encoded:
- a CDS encoding alpha/beta fold hydrolase → MTALVRGDGDPVTVFAHGYGGTAADSRPFGSGVAGTKVFYTALAHDGVAAPDFGYPALAAQLRGIANEHGADQAFGASMGAGALCRLLADTPDRFTRAVFFLPALLDRPRAVTAAARLDRLGALSDAGDVSGVIDLLLSELPDEVRDSATARAYAARHAETICQPSMRSVPERLTTTGVIESVADLSTVTASCLVIGCRGDAAHPADIAEQLADGLPDARLRIFDDPGVVWNQRQALRALIGDFLS
- a CDS encoding DUF2516 family protein; the encoded protein is MNNFALTFEGYSTMVILAVVGLLTVVALVHCAIQRPDAFPTAGPLSKGVWLAILAGTLLLTTLGFGGGGLGIFGIIGLIAALVYLLDIRPALKDAGSNPW
- a CDS encoding lysophospholipid acyltransferase family protein, encoding MRSCRCWGIPTPTTRGHPFWTECATRSARREPTVSDNDRVAHHLEELYQLFSRRLAGDYEVDEFGFDTELTEKFTLPALRPLYRKWFRVETLGIEHVPDKGAALLVGNHSGTIAVDAMMLQLALFDEHPASRHLRLLAADFVFKTPLLGEYARKTGATLASNPDAERLLRAGEVLGVFPEGVKGTGKPVWERYKLKRFGRGGFVSTALATETPIIPVSIVGAEEIYPILGDIPVLARLFGIPYFPITPTFPFLGPLGAVPLPSKWIIQFGEPISTEGMSELADDPMEVFNLADRVKETIQQTLHSLLKQRGGAFQ
- a CDS encoding NAD-dependent epimerase/dehydratase family protein, which encodes MPDHNAASAAEESTWAERPHKTTVMVTGADRYLGGRLIELLAADERVSEVIGVETGALHNGTLSRILNRSKVDTVVHAAVAASAVRSGGRSAQKESNVIGTMHLLAACQRSPAVRRLVIKSSVAAYGASARDPAIFTEETELRAAPRGEFASDIAEVEAYTRGFARRRPDVTVSVLRLAPLLGPTSDTSLTRYFSLPVVPTVLGFDPRVQFLHIEDALDVLHLVTLDDRTGPAGRPEVFNVAGPGVLLLSQAIRRAGRVAAPTPEAVLRAVATAARGRNIVDFSLDQLDFLRFGRVVDVGKLTEFFNITPRPTADAFADFVAGHALMSVLGDPDANDTGPSFLDRVRDTIGTKGTDSER
- a CDS encoding 30S ribosomal protein bS22, coding for MGSVVKKRRKRMAKKKHRKLLRRTRVQRRRQGK
- a CDS encoding excisionase family DNA-binding protein, translating into MGSRSLLEEVKFLTVAEVASLMRVSKMTVYRLVHAGDLAAVRVGRSFRVPENAVQDYLAATFKDGA